From one Brachypodium distachyon strain Bd21 chromosome 4, Brachypodium_distachyon_v3.0, whole genome shotgun sequence genomic stretch:
- the LOC100830043 gene encoding inactive LRR receptor-like serine/threonine-protein kinase BIR2: MSPQMSRPSQHHQHSHLAVALAAVLLVLLAAPSSADPNDEACLSSLQRSLSPRNWTRSAFSAPCDGFISKLQGVTCNNGRVYKLSLPGLSLAGPIPPELSNCTNLQSLDLSSNALSGPIPPELSKLLNLAVLNLSANSLSGAIPRELAACAYLNVIDLHANQLSGPIPDELGLLVRLSAFDVSYNRLSGPIPVLLANRTTTAGGALAAGPAARFNASSFAGNKDLYGYPLPPMRGHGLSVLAIVGIGLGSGLLSLVLSFSAVCIWLRSTDRTATTPGEDGKISHLMPAY, encoded by the coding sequence ATGAGTCCCCAAATGTCCCGGCCAAGCCAACACCACCAGCACTcccacctcgccgtcgccttGGCCGCCGTGCTGCTCGTCCTGCTCGCGGCGCCGTCCTCCGCCGATCCGAACGACGAGGCGTGCCTCTCGAGCCTCCAGCGGTCGCTCTCCCCCCGCAACTGGACCAGGTCCGCCTTCTCCGCCCCCTGCGACGGCTTCATCTCCAAGCTCCAGGGCGTCACCTGCAACAACGGCCGCGTCTACAAGCTCTCCCTCCCGGGTCTCTCCCTCGCCGGCCCCATCCCGCCGGAGCTCTCCAACTGCACCaacctccagtcgctggaccTCTCCTCCAACGCGCTGTCCGGGCCCATCCCGCCGGAGCTCTCCAAGCTGCTCAACCTCGCCGTGCTCAACCTCTCCGCCAACTCCCTCTCCGGCGCCATCCCGCGGGAGCTCGCCGCCTGCGCCTACCTCAACGTCATAGATCTCCACGCCAACCAGCTCTCCGGCCCCATCCCCGACGAgctcggcctcctcgtccgccTCTCCGCCTTCGACGTCTCCTACAACCGCCTCTCCGGCCCCATCCCCGTGCTCCTCGCCAACAGAACCACCACCGCGGGGGGCGCCctggcggcggggccggcggcgaggttcAATGCCAGCTCCTTCGCCGGGAACAAGGACCTGTACGGGTACCCTCTGCCGCCGATGCGAGGGCACGGGCTGTCCGTGCTCGCCATCGTCGGCATCGGCCTCGGCAGCGGGCTCCTCAGCCTCGTCCTTAGCTTCTCCGCCGTCTGCATCTGGCTCCGCTCCACCGACCGGACGGCCACCACGCCCGGCGAGGACGGCAAGATCTCCCACCTCATGCCGGCCTACTGA